Below is a genomic region from Eupeodes corollae chromosome 1, idEupCoro1.1, whole genome shotgun sequence.
TTCATTTTAGTGAAGAGTTTAATTTGTATGTCTTTAACACTATCTTTAAAAGTCTTCTTGTTTTGGACACTTTATGATTTTGGTGTTATGATTTTGGGCGAAAAGACCTGAAAAGAACCTTTGTTAAGGACGTTTTAAGGAAGCTCTTCACCATAATTCAACTAACCCAATTCGGAACAAAGCAATTGCTTGTCTTATTTTTCTAGACTGCTGAATTTATGGAAATTTGCAAAGCGTCAGCAAATATATTTTACGAAAGGAAAATAACATTTCTGCGAAGTCACAAGTCAAAGTAGAAAGGATTTCCATATTCTGAAAAAAGATTCCCATGATCACACAATCAAAAATATCCATTAAAAGAATTTTCGTTTTAAAGAGCTTTGACTGTattctaaaaatgattttgcgAGTATGGTGTTAATCGATTATTAATTACCttttttagctttattttttaatcataaacCTTCCACCTGTGTTTTCCCATCCTATTTCAGCttataacaataaaatgtataacaaaatcCTTCGAAAAtccaaataacacaaaaaatctTTGAAGGAATTCAAGGAATTTAAATTGCAAAGTAATTAATATCCTTACAACAGGTACTTATGACTTATTTAGGATCAGGATATACCTAAGTTAAGTACCAATATATGAGGTGAGTCAATCACAGAAATTCCGCGACGGATTAGGGTGCGTAACAACAACAGGTAGATATGGTTGTCAGTTTTATGGCACGGGCCATATCATAAAATAGTTTAGACGCCACATCACTCGTAGCAGGTATGTTAATCATTGACATTGGTGACTTTAAATCTTAAGTTTCGTGAGTGAACTGGATTAGtacttattttgtttgcctATAAAATAGAGAgggattttaaatatattatcagTCGTCAATTGTCATTCAGACAGTGAAAgttatacaaattaaagaagTCTGTTTTTATAGTacatcaagttttgaaaagaaatggaACCAATTTACTCAAGAACCGTACCACcatgcaattatatcagaacaTCGGACTTCAGTTTAAGTGATTTGAGCATTTATGTTGATTCAATGGAAACCTTATCCCGAATTGAACGTGAGCGGCATGAACGTCGTCAACGTCGAAGGaacaacaaacttaaaattaaatcagtAGTTGAGGTGCATCCAGCTCCAAGGACCATTAACAACAATGAAGACAGCAGTGAAGAGGAACAGCATCAGACAAAGCCTTGTCCCATTAGCAAACAACAATTGCGTATGAAACTTTTTGGCAGCAATACCAAACTTAGTTCCATGATGGTTGCTTCAAGTTCAGATGAGAATTACTTTAGTGGTGCCAGTGAGTCTTCTGAGGGTAAAAAtgatcaacatcaacaacaacaacagcagcagccgAAGACGAATTTCATGGATTCCAATGATGGCATTGCAACTCTTCCCCCTGATAGTGGGACCGAATCGGAAAGTGGCAATTTCAAACTTCGTCCTCGTTCGTTTGCCATGACCAATCCCAAATATCGTTCCACTAGGGCTCGTATTATTGGATTAGTTTTGAAGAGAGAGTATGCGAATGGCGGCAGTCTTGATGAACTTGAACAACAAGAACGTCGTGAAAGAGTTCTTGAAGGACTGCTGCGTGAtaagaagaacaaaacaaagaacacGAAAAAGTGTGAAAGTTTACGTTTACCAAAAGACACCACCATCAGCCAAAGGACACTACTTCCgtgtaaaattcaaaaacagccCTCGGCAGAGATGAGATTTATTGACAAGGCATTGCGTTATTTgactttgtaaatttaatttacgcATCCCAACCCAGCGACCGATGATAAGAAGACAAACGGAGAAGTTGAGAGATTCCATTTTCAACttctttttgaataattgtatttagTTTACAAAACCCATAACCAGCAGCGTTCCAGTTCAATTTGTATTCTAAGAGAATTGTAGTTTTatataattcaattaattttagctttaattttaaaatacatatattttgtactttagaataataataataaataaacttttataattgaattgaaaatattttatttgaaatggtttgtttttgacagaGATAATGTAATTTTAAAGACTCGAAAGAGTGCTTTACGTTCTCTATTGGTTTTCTAAAAGAAGATAAAGTTTACCAGGCAAATTTTTGAGGTTTATTTACACAGCTACGTTTGAAAAAttcctttaaactttaaaacagtAAGTGAAGTCTGTTGCTTTGTAAGAATACATTTGTTAAAGTAGTCCTTacacaaaaatgtgttttaactttaaatgcatAATGGAGCCGATTTGCACGAA
It encodes:
- the LOC129938352 gene encoding uncharacterized protein LOC129938352; this translates as MEPIYSRTVPPCNYIRTSDFSLSDLSIYVDSMETLSRIERERHERRQRRRNNKLKIKSVVEVHPAPRTINNNEDSSEEEQHQTKPCPISKQQLRMKLFGSNTKLSSMMVASSSDENYFSGASESSEGKNDQHQQQQQQQPKTNFMDSNDGIATLPPDSGTESESGNFKLRPRSFAMTNPKYRSTRARIIGLVLKREYANGGSLDELEQQERRERVLEGLLRDKKNKTKNTKKCESLRLPKDTTISQRTLLPCKIQKQPSAEMRFIDKALRYLTL